In Pseudoalteromonas sp. MM1, a single window of DNA contains:
- a CDS encoding efflux RND transporter periplasmic adaptor subunit produces MKSQNVLIGVLSLLLLFSLPAMSANVVVQKITLESVKQQVQAVGNTEAIHSVVMYPAVGDRVTDVYFKPGDKVKKGDTLLELDSRRQKAVLDEAKIKLADTQRILKRLEQSQAKGAVPKSDVDDAKTVVELAKVTLIQAQTELEDRKVIAPFNGIMGLTDVEVGDRITEQTPIATIDDTTSLYINFNAPESAISMLRNKSSLTVFPWQSEVAIKADIAYLDSRVDPQTRTLRVKAKLNNEKQQFLPGMSFRVHIEVLGERFAAVPEAALLWGATGPYVWTSVDKKATRVDVKIEQRLAGRLLVSGPLNKGDILVVEGVQRLRAGQDLSFNLLAKDTQE; encoded by the coding sequence TTGAAATCGCAAAATGTTTTAATCGGTGTGCTCAGTTTGCTGCTGTTGTTCAGCCTTCCTGCAATGAGTGCGAACGTTGTTGTACAAAAAATTACTCTCGAAAGTGTAAAACAACAAGTGCAAGCGGTAGGAAATACAGAAGCAATTCATTCAGTTGTAATGTACCCCGCTGTAGGCGATAGAGTAACAGATGTTTATTTTAAGCCAGGTGATAAAGTAAAAAAAGGCGATACTTTACTCGAACTTGATTCTCGTAGGCAAAAAGCCGTACTTGATGAGGCTAAGATTAAACTTGCCGATACCCAGCGAATATTAAAACGATTAGAACAAAGTCAGGCCAAAGGCGCAGTGCCTAAAAGTGATGTTGACGACGCTAAAACGGTTGTAGAGCTTGCCAAAGTCACCCTCATACAGGCTCAAACTGAACTTGAAGACAGAAAAGTAATTGCGCCGTTCAATGGCATTATGGGTTTAACAGATGTTGAGGTTGGCGATAGAATAACCGAGCAAACCCCCATTGCCACAATAGATGACACAACAAGTCTGTATATAAATTTTAACGCACCGGAGTCCGCTATCAGTATGCTGCGTAATAAAAGCAGCTTAACGGTATTTCCTTGGCAATCAGAAGTTGCCATTAAGGCTGATATTGCCTATTTAGACTCACGCGTAGACCCGCAAACTCGTACTTTACGTGTTAAAGCAAAGCTAAATAATGAGAAGCAACAATTTTTACCTGGTATGAGTTTTAGGGTTCATATTGAGGTGTTAGGGGAGCGTTTTGCAGCAGTTCCTGAAGCTGCATTACTGTGGGGAGCTACAGGCCCTTATGTATGGACCAGCGTCGATAAAAAAGCCACACGTGTTGATGTAAAAATAGAGCAGCGTTTGGCGGGGCGATTGTTAGTCTCTGGGCCGTTAAATAAAGGCGATATTCTAGTTGTTGAAGGGGTACAACGCTTACGTGCAGGCCAAGATCTAAGCTTTAATTTACTCGCTAAAGATACGCAGGAGTAG
- a CDS encoding rhodanese-related sulfurtransferase encodes MTAVHKNDVTNEHFVVCAMYKFVGLPNFEALRKPLLEVMEVNKVRGTLLLAAEGINGTVSAKREGIDNLLAWLDTQENLKDIVTKESYDDECPFYRTKVKLKNEIVTMGVEGVDPLKVVGSYVKPQEWNALISDPDVILIDTRNDYEIEIGTFQNAVDPNTKTFREFPQWAKENLDPEKHKKVAMFCTGGIRCEKSTAYMKEQGFDEVYHLEGGILKYLEEVPKEETMWEGECFVFDNRVAVNHDLQKGSYDQCHACRMPITEDEKQKPEYMEGVSCHHCIDNVTDEQRARFAERQKQIELAQARGEGHIGNEAQAVLQQRKEAKKAQKDAQRGK; translated from the coding sequence ATGACTGCTGTTCATAAAAATGATGTAACAAACGAGCACTTTGTAGTGTGTGCAATGTACAAATTTGTAGGCTTGCCAAATTTTGAAGCACTGCGTAAACCCCTTTTAGAAGTGATGGAAGTAAACAAAGTACGCGGTACTTTATTGCTTGCTGCTGAAGGTATTAACGGTACTGTATCGGCTAAGCGCGAAGGAATAGACAACTTACTTGCGTGGTTAGATACACAAGAAAACCTAAAAGACATAGTGACTAAAGAATCATACGATGATGAATGCCCGTTTTACCGCACTAAAGTAAAGCTAAAAAACGAAATTGTTACGATGGGCGTTGAAGGGGTTGACCCACTAAAAGTAGTGGGAAGCTATGTAAAACCCCAAGAGTGGAATGCATTAATATCAGACCCTGATGTGATTTTGATTGATACACGTAACGATTACGAAATTGAAATTGGCACTTTTCAAAATGCAGTCGATCCTAATACCAAAACTTTCCGTGAGTTCCCTCAGTGGGCAAAAGAAAATTTAGACCCAGAAAAACACAAAAAAGTAGCCATGTTTTGTACCGGCGGTATCCGCTGCGAAAAATCAACGGCTTACATGAAAGAGCAAGGGTTTGATGAAGTTTACCACCTTGAAGGCGGTATTTTAAAATACCTAGAAGAAGTGCCAAAAGAAGAAACAATGTGGGAAGGTGAGTGTTTTGTTTTTGATAATCGTGTAGCAGTAAATCATGATTTACAAAAAGGCTCTTACGATCAATGTCATGCGTGTCGTATGCCGATCACAGAAGACGAAAAGCAAAAGCCAGAATACATGGAAGGCGTTTCGTGTCATCACTGTATTGATAATGTAACCGATGAGCAGCGTGCTCGTTTTGCTGAGCGTCAAAAGCAAATAGAATTAGCACAAGCACGTGGTGAAGGGCATATTGGTAATGAAGCGCAAGCGGTTTTACAACAACGTAAAGAAGCTAAAAAAGCTCAAAAAGATGCGCAGCGCGGTAAATAA
- a CDS encoding DEAD/DEAH box helicase encodes MHFTDLGIDTRLETQLAHQGITQPTDIQAHAVPTALAGHDIFAQSKTGSGKTLAFLLPAVQRVMKQKALSKRDPRVLIVAPTRELATQVFTQLRLLIAGTNIKAVKILGGENFNDQIKALRNDPHFVVATPGRLADHITKRSLQLSGLELLIFDEADRILDLGFTEQLKMINEQANHRLRQTLLFSATLDHAQVDALSRNLLKKPKQITLSAANEQHSDIKQTLYLADHLDHKEALLEHFLKQDDVGQCIIFTATRADTSRLSEALNTKGFKSVALAGDLTQSKRLDIMDSFSRENFKILITTDVASRGLDLLSVTHVINFDLPKHAEEYVHRIGRTGRAGFKGNALSLVGPKDWTSYLAIKSFLNDELVFASVDGLKAKFKGIKEKKPATTVVKTKKVAQVKKPQVKRKAKPKKPAAPIKAPMNIDGNSPMRRKKKPEQE; translated from the coding sequence TTGCACTTTACTGATCTTGGGATTGATACTCGCCTTGAAACACAATTAGCACATCAAGGGATCACCCAGCCCACAGATATTCAAGCACATGCAGTGCCTACCGCACTTGCAGGGCATGACATTTTTGCTCAGTCAAAAACTGGGTCGGGCAAAACATTAGCGTTTTTATTACCTGCTGTTCAGCGAGTGATGAAACAAAAAGCGCTCAGTAAACGCGATCCTCGTGTCCTCATCGTTGCACCAACCCGTGAGCTTGCAACCCAAGTATTTACTCAATTGCGTTTATTAATTGCAGGCACAAACATTAAAGCTGTAAAAATACTCGGTGGCGAGAACTTTAACGATCAAATTAAAGCCCTTCGTAACGACCCGCACTTTGTTGTGGCAACCCCAGGGCGTTTGGCCGATCACATCACTAAACGCTCATTACAATTAAGCGGACTAGAGCTATTAATTTTTGATGAAGCCGATCGTATATTAGACTTAGGTTTTACTGAACAGCTAAAAATGATTAACGAGCAAGCTAATCATCGCTTGCGCCAAACATTACTTTTTTCAGCGACACTAGATCATGCTCAAGTCGATGCTCTATCGCGTAATTTATTAAAAAAACCAAAGCAAATTACACTGAGCGCCGCAAACGAGCAACACAGTGATATTAAACAAACACTCTATTTAGCCGATCACCTTGATCATAAAGAAGCATTACTTGAGCATTTTTTAAAACAAGATGATGTTGGCCAGTGTATTATTTTTACAGCGACCCGTGCCGATACAAGCCGTTTAAGCGAAGCATTAAATACAAAAGGTTTTAAATCGGTGGCTTTAGCTGGCGATTTAACACAGAGCAAACGTCTTGATATTATGGACTCGTTTAGCCGCGAAAATTTTAAAATTTTAATCACCACTGACGTTGCTTCACGTGGACTGGACTTATTAAGTGTAACGCACGTTATCAACTTTGATTTACCAAAACACGCTGAAGAATATGTACACCGTATTGGTCGTACAGGCCGCGCCGGATTTAAAGGTAATGCATTATCGCTAGTAGGTCCTAAAGACTGGACCAGTTACTTAGCAATTAAGTCGTTTTTGAACGACGAACTGGTTTTTGCAAGCGTTGATGGCCTTAAAGCTAAATTTAAAGGTATAAAAGAGAAAAAGCCTGCAACAACCGTTGTAAAAACTAAAAAAGTTGCACAGGTCAAAAAGCCGCAAGTTAAACGTAAAGCTAAACCTAAAAAACCAGCTGCACCTATAAAAGCCCCGATGAATATTGATGGCAATTCTCCAATGCGCCGTAAAAAAAAGCCTGAGCAGGAATAA
- a CDS encoding S1 RNA-binding domain-containing protein, producing the protein MNYLGTTQTLFVKEVSNEGAYLDGHDLGEVFLPKHEIKDELEAGDSISVFIFLDNANLPTATVKKPHAQVGEYALLRVKEINSIGAFLDWGLEKDVLAPFNEQKPRMQEGHSYLVRLYLDNASQRICASSNFNRFLSKDEPEYTHLQEVDLIVAGKTDIGYKVLIEESHFGVVFYNMVFKNLFVGQKLKGFIQKVREDGKIDVILEKPGMGKVSELGDKIMEKLKNEGGILAIGDKSDPELIKKVFSTSKANYKKAIGGLFKQGLIDIEAKSIRLK; encoded by the coding sequence ATGAATTACCTAGGAACAACACAAACCTTATTTGTAAAAGAAGTGAGCAATGAAGGCGCTTACCTTGATGGTCACGATTTAGGGGAAGTGTTTTTACCAAAGCACGAAATTAAAGATGAACTTGAAGCTGGCGATAGCATAAGCGTTTTTATCTTTTTAGATAACGCCAATTTACCAACAGCAACAGTAAAAAAACCCCATGCTCAAGTAGGTGAATATGCACTGCTTCGTGTTAAAGAAATAAATAGCATAGGTGCTTTTTTAGATTGGGGTCTAGAAAAAGATGTTTTAGCTCCATTTAATGAGCAAAAACCACGTATGCAAGAAGGTCATTCTTATTTAGTTCGCTTGTATTTAGATAATGCAAGCCAACGTATTTGTGCATCAAGCAACTTTAACCGCTTTTTATCAAAAGATGAGCCTGAGTACACACACCTACAAGAAGTTGATTTAATTGTTGCTGGTAAAACAGATATTGGCTACAAAGTGCTTATTGAAGAGTCTCACTTTGGTGTTGTTTTTTACAATATGGTATTTAAAAACTTATTTGTAGGGCAAAAGCTTAAAGGCTTTATTCAAAAAGTACGAGAAGACGGAAAAATCGACGTTATTCTTGAAAAACCAGGCATGGGTAAAGTAAGTGAGCTTGGCGATAAAATAATGGAAAAGCTTAAAAACGAAGGCGGTATACTAGCTATTGGTGATAAATCTGATCCTGAACTTATCAAAAAAGTATTTTCAACCAGTAAA